The following are encoded in a window of Planctomycetaceae bacterium genomic DNA:
- a CDS encoding PQQ-binding-like beta-propeller repeat protein encodes MAIVLRPDSRQKTRRTLTIFAFFTGICLFALPGRAAEPASGPEIKVSQGDWPWWRGPGHDGIAEPAQTPPITWSDKQNIAWVAPVPGRGHGSPIVVGDQVVLATADKDRDVESVLCFDRTTGRQVWESVVFQGKLPKKMNEKASLASSTVACDGERFFINFLNDDAAWAIALDRQGGKLWQTRLTDYVIHQGYGSSPLLYGELVIVSADNKSESGGVIAALNRLTGEIVWKRNRPSKPNYPSPTIVHVNGRDQLIMTGCDLVTSLNPSTGEVLWEIDGATTECVTTTVTDGTHIFTSGGYPRNHISAVVADGSGKVAWDEPIRVYVPSMICSRKRLFGVMDAGIAICLKSDSGEELWKGRLAGTFSASPVLVGDLIYATNEQGETFIYRAWGEKYQEVGRNQLGDSVFATPTFCGNRIYMRAASTVDGKRQEYLYCIAE; translated from the coding sequence ATGGCAATCGTATTGCGTCCTGATTCCCGTCAGAAAACCCGCCGCACTTTGACAATCTTCGCTTTCTTCACCGGCATTTGCCTGTTTGCTTTGCCAGGCAGGGCTGCAGAACCAGCCAGCGGGCCTGAAATCAAAGTCTCTCAGGGAGACTGGCCATGGTGGAGAGGACCCGGGCATGACGGGATTGCCGAACCTGCGCAAACACCGCCGATCACCTGGAGTGACAAGCAGAATATTGCCTGGGTGGCCCCCGTTCCTGGTCGCGGCCATGGTTCACCGATTGTGGTTGGAGATCAAGTTGTGCTGGCTACGGCTGACAAAGACAGAGACGTGGAATCCGTACTCTGCTTTGATCGCACAACCGGAAGGCAAGTCTGGGAGTCGGTGGTCTTTCAGGGAAAACTGCCGAAGAAAATGAATGAAAAGGCATCTCTGGCTTCCTCGACAGTGGCTTGTGACGGAGAACGATTCTTCATCAATTTTCTGAATGACGACGCGGCGTGGGCCATTGCCCTGGACAGGCAGGGCGGGAAGTTGTGGCAGACTCGATTGACAGATTATGTGATTCATCAGGGCTATGGCTCCTCGCCCCTGCTTTACGGGGAACTTGTGATCGTATCAGCCGACAACAAGAGCGAGAGCGGTGGTGTCATCGCCGCATTGAATCGTTTGACAGGAGAAATTGTCTGGAAACGGAATCGACCGTCGAAGCCCAATTACCCGTCTCCGACGATTGTTCATGTCAATGGCCGCGATCAGCTGATAATGACTGGCTGCGACCTTGTCACGAGCCTGAATCCATCCACTGGTGAAGTGCTTTGGGAGATCGATGGGGCCACCACCGAATGCGTGACAACGACCGTTACTGACGGCACACACATTTTCACAAGTGGCGGCTATCCCAGAAACCATATCTCGGCGGTTGTCGCCGATGGTTCCGGCAAAGTGGCCTGGGATGAACCAATCCGAGTCTACGTACCATCAATGATCTGCAGCAGGAAACGCCTGTTCGGCGTGATGGATGCTGGCATAGCGATCTGTCTGAAGAGCGATTCCGGGGAAGAATTGTGGAAAGGCAGACTTGCCGGAACCTTTAGCGCCTCTCCCGTGCTGGTCGGCGACCTTATCTATGCGACCAACGAACAGGGAGAGACGTTTATCTATCGGGCGTGGGGCGAAAAGTATCAGGAAGTCGGTCGCAACCAACTGGGTGACAGCGTGTTCGCCACTCCCACCTTCTGCGGAAATCGCATCTATATGCGGGCCGCGAGTACTGTTGATGGGAAGCGGCAGGAATACCTCTACTGCATCGCCGAATAG
- a CDS encoding DUF2071 domain-containing protein yields MHDQRTLPKNIAGYQSWSDLTFLHWRIEPESIQKLLPPGLTVETFDHSAWVGIVPFSMEKVRPWWAPAVPGISWFLETNVRTYVRHTNGDTGVWFFSLDANSRLAVRVARTFWRLPYFYSRLKRLSDTTGKDESRTYTGSRADRQSTSYKIRIEFKPTEELQEAQDGTLEHFLLERYLLFAAGKTGSEIYSGRVHHVPYQFRKCTVHECSQQLLTASGITCDNGLPVHAAHSPGVEVVVSPLQKL; encoded by the coding sequence ATGCATGACCAACGAACGCTGCCGAAAAACATTGCCGGATACCAATCGTGGAGCGACCTGACCTTTCTTCACTGGAGAATTGAACCAGAATCTATCCAAAAGCTGCTGCCGCCCGGATTGACTGTCGAGACATTCGATCATAGCGCGTGGGTTGGTATCGTGCCTTTTTCGATGGAGAAAGTTCGTCCGTGGTGGGCACCAGCCGTTCCGGGTATTTCATGGTTTCTGGAAACCAACGTCAGAACGTATGTGAGGCATACGAACGGCGACACAGGCGTTTGGTTCTTTAGCCTGGACGCAAATTCTCGCTTGGCGGTCAGGGTCGCGAGAACTTTTTGGCGACTTCCTTACTTTTACTCTCGCTTGAAACGTTTGAGTGACACCACCGGGAAAGATGAAAGCCGGACCTACACTGGATCCCGAGCAGATCGACAGTCAACCTCTTACAAGATCCGTATCGAATTCAAACCCACCGAAGAACTTCAGGAAGCGCAGGACGGCACGCTCGAGCATTTCCTTCTGGAGCGTTACCTGTTGTTCGCAGCCGGAAAGACAGGTAGCGAAATCTATTCCGGACGCGTGCATCATGTGCCATATCAGTTCCGGAAGTGCACCGTCCATGAGTGCTCCCAGCAACTGCTGACAGCTTCAGGAATTACATGCGATAATGGCCTGCCCGTTCATGCAGCCCATTCGCCGGGCGTTGAGGTCGTTGTGTCACCCCTGCAGAAACTCTGA
- a CDS encoding efflux RND transporter periplasmic adaptor subunit yields the protein MSTSNNASAVKASRVRRGVQLTLIVVCLVVAATFVQWYPTLDQAISRVISSRRPQASALDSHSEDHGGHDHAGGKHTDSEHAGHDHSAADAGLELSAQARKNLGLTSDYIDMVRLTNFRRFVTVPAIIAARPGRTQVHVATPLNGVITHVHAVTGESVMPGTLLFEIRLTHEDLVQSQTDFLKSLGELDVEMTEMQRLRAAAQSGALSEKTLLDRQYAIDKLQSLLTAQREALHLHGLSDRQVSEIETSRRLLRELRVFAPMIDEHDHGDELKLADDSMIPVAISKQPATRADRLRDEQEERLDKENQALDQSLEATMVPLVIEQLNVHKGQAVAAGDMLCTVADYSRLYIQGDAFEQDIHWLSDARKNGWPLMAVFDAGQGKQELNNLNLSYIGNVVDTQNRTLPFYVDLKNEILEDQFNDEHQRFVVWKYRPGQRLQLRVPMEEWVDQIVLPVDAVARDGAEAFVFRQYGGHFDRVPVHVVYSDQRSVVIAADGELKPGAVVALKSAHQMQIAMKIQAGGGADPHAGHNH from the coding sequence ATGAGTACTTCCAATAACGCTTCAGCAGTAAAGGCTTCGCGTGTTCGACGCGGTGTGCAGTTGACACTGATCGTGGTTTGCCTTGTTGTAGCTGCCACTTTCGTCCAATGGTATCCAACCCTGGATCAGGCGATTTCCAGAGTCATCTCCTCCCGTCGACCGCAGGCCTCGGCCCTTGACAGTCACAGCGAAGATCATGGCGGGCATGATCACGCTGGAGGTAAGCATACTGATAGTGAACATGCCGGACACGATCACAGTGCCGCGGATGCCGGGCTGGAACTTTCGGCCCAGGCCAGAAAAAACCTGGGGCTAACAAGTGACTACATCGACATGGTGAGGCTCACGAACTTCAGGCGTTTCGTCACCGTTCCCGCGATAATTGCAGCACGCCCTGGGCGAACTCAGGTGCATGTTGCCACGCCGTTGAATGGAGTGATCACGCATGTGCACGCGGTGACAGGCGAATCCGTCATGCCCGGGACATTGTTGTTCGAGATACGATTAACACACGAAGACCTTGTTCAATCGCAAACGGATTTTCTGAAATCTCTTGGCGAGCTTGATGTGGAGATGACAGAAATGCAGCGGCTTCGAGCAGCTGCACAAAGCGGAGCGCTGTCCGAAAAGACGCTGCTTGATCGACAGTATGCTATCGACAAGCTGCAATCGCTGCTGACCGCGCAGAGAGAAGCATTGCATCTGCATGGATTATCGGACCGACAGGTTTCGGAGATCGAGACATCACGCAGACTGCTGCGCGAATTACGTGTTTTCGCGCCGATGATTGATGAACATGATCATGGGGACGAACTGAAACTGGCCGACGATTCCATGATTCCGGTCGCGATTTCAAAGCAACCTGCGACCAGGGCGGATAGGCTTCGGGATGAACAGGAGGAAAGGCTTGATAAGGAGAATCAAGCCTTGGACCAATCCCTGGAGGCGACCATGGTTCCACTGGTGATTGAGCAATTGAATGTTCACAAAGGGCAGGCGGTCGCTGCCGGTGACATGCTTTGTACAGTGGCTGACTACAGCAGACTTTACATTCAGGGCGACGCTTTCGAACAGGACATTCATTGGTTGAGCGATGCGCGAAAGAATGGCTGGCCGCTGATGGCAGTCTTCGACGCCGGACAGGGTAAGCAGGAACTAAACAACCTGAACCTGTCTTACATTGGAAATGTGGTTGACACTCAAAACCGAACGCTCCCCTTTTATGTGGACCTGAAGAACGAGATTCTTGAAGATCAGTTCAACGACGAACACCAGAGATTTGTCGTCTGGAAGTACCGTCCTGGTCAGCGACTTCAGTTGCGTGTGCCAATGGAAGAATGGGTCGATCAGATTGTTCTGCCCGTTGATGCGGTTGCGCGAGACGGTGCAGAGGCATTTGTCTTCCGACAGTACGGTGGGCACTTTGATCGAGTACCGGTTCATGTGGTTTACTCGGATCAGCGGTCTGTCGTCATCGCCGCAGATGGAGAATTAAAACCGGGGGCAGTTGTTGCGTTGAAGTCTGCCCATCAGATGCAGATTGCCATGAAGATCCAGGCTGGCGGTGGTGCGGATCCACATGCCGGACACAACCACTAA
- a CDS encoding efflux RND transporter permease subunit — MLNAIIRFALHQRLLVICFAVLISGAGMWLSTQTSIDVFPDLNRPRVTVMTEAPGLAPEEVEALITFPLETALNGASGVQMVRSSSGVGISVIYVEFDWGTDIYVDRQVVNERIQLVQDRLPPGIRPQLAPISSIMGQIVMLGMWADPSAKNDLSSDSPSSGPESAKGGTSVMELRTLADWVVAQRLRSIDGVSQVFTMGGQRKQFQVLIDPDALIRMGVTLQEVRDAVVKSNVNTTGGYLDEQGPNELLVRAIGRVQTVQDLEKVVVSVHDGRPIALTQVARIVEAGQVKRGDSSAFIRNESDGTFSGGKAVVLTINKQPDADTRTVDQAVRKAVEDLRVALPEDIRIEPLYAQRSFIERAIANVVEALRDGGILVVIILFLFLLNLRTTLITLTAIPLSLAITVIVFHLFGLSINTMTLGGLAVAIGELVDDAIVDVENIFRRLKENAEKERPESTLYVVYEASREIRNSIVFGTMIVVLVFLPLFALTGMEGRLFAPMGVAYIVSILSSLLVSLTVTPVLSYWLLGGQKSESEHIDGFVVRILKRVADHVIRFSLAWPRLNLVATTIAVTVAAMFVVRLDRDFLPPFNEGVIQLNVVLPPGTSLRTSNEINEVVETRLQKIEDIVRCSRRTGRAELDEHAEGVNMTEFIIELNPSSPRSREEQLEEIREAMADIRGIVTAVEQPLAHLISHMLSGVKAQIGIKIYGDDLDVLRRLANTAQQKISTVAGVKDLMIEPLVVIPQLRIKPDRDKLLQYGLNMADVNQFIQTAMNGEVVSEVLADQRTFDLLVRLDDRFREDKTVLERLTIELPDGGHVPLSAVASIIPSGGPNAINRENVRRRMVIQCNVSERGVVDVVGDIQAALAELNEDMPEGYFIEYGGQFESQQAASRVIGALFLVSMFAVFLVLFSMFRSVNLSLQVMAALPMAFIGSVAALVWTGQTLTIAAMVGFISLAGIASRNGILLLNHYLHLVQHEGEQLNSSMIIRAGKERLVPVLMTALTSGIGLVPLVMSPGQPGREILYPVATVILGGLISSTMLDFFVHPALFWLFGLKSARSVIDSSEQEF, encoded by the coding sequence ATGTTAAATGCGATCATTCGCTTCGCTCTACACCAGCGATTACTAGTCATTTGCTTCGCTGTGCTGATTAGTGGTGCGGGCATGTGGCTTTCGACACAAACCAGCATCGATGTGTTTCCGGACTTGAATCGTCCGCGTGTCACGGTGATGACCGAGGCCCCCGGGTTAGCTCCAGAGGAAGTTGAAGCACTCATCACCTTCCCGTTGGAGACGGCACTCAACGGAGCCAGCGGCGTACAGATGGTCCGCAGTTCATCGGGAGTCGGGATTTCGGTGATCTATGTTGAGTTTGACTGGGGGACAGACATCTACGTTGACCGGCAGGTCGTGAATGAGCGAATTCAGCTGGTTCAGGATCGTCTGCCGCCAGGGATCCGTCCGCAACTCGCACCGATCTCCTCCATCATGGGGCAGATCGTGATGCTTGGAATGTGGGCCGATCCTTCAGCAAAGAATGATCTTTCAAGCGATTCTCCTTCCTCTGGTCCTGAATCGGCGAAGGGGGGAACATCCGTCATGGAGCTGCGTACGCTCGCCGACTGGGTGGTCGCTCAACGGCTGCGCAGCATCGATGGTGTTTCACAGGTCTTTACGATGGGGGGACAGCGAAAGCAGTTTCAGGTACTGATCGATCCGGACGCTCTGATTCGAATGGGTGTGACTTTGCAGGAGGTTCGAGATGCGGTCGTGAAGAGCAACGTAAACACGACGGGAGGCTATCTTGACGAGCAGGGTCCCAATGAACTGCTTGTCCGTGCAATTGGTCGCGTGCAAACAGTTCAGGACCTGGAAAAGGTTGTCGTCAGCGTTCATGATGGTCGCCCCATCGCTTTGACGCAGGTTGCACGTATTGTCGAAGCCGGACAGGTCAAACGTGGAGACAGTTCCGCGTTTATTCGCAACGAATCTGATGGAACCTTCTCCGGTGGAAAGGCCGTCGTGCTGACCATCAACAAGCAGCCGGATGCAGATACCAGAACTGTCGACCAGGCGGTGAGAAAAGCCGTCGAAGACCTGCGAGTGGCACTGCCTGAAGACATTCGTATCGAGCCGCTCTATGCACAGCGATCATTCATCGAACGTGCCATCGCGAATGTTGTGGAAGCTTTGCGAGATGGTGGCATCCTGGTCGTCATCATTCTGTTTCTTTTCCTGCTGAATCTGCGGACAACACTGATCACGTTGACGGCAATCCCCTTGTCGCTGGCGATCACCGTCATTGTGTTTCATCTGTTTGGTTTGTCCATCAATACGATGACGCTGGGAGGATTAGCGGTCGCCATCGGGGAACTTGTCGACGACGCGATTGTGGACGTTGAAAACATCTTCCGGAGACTGAAGGAGAATGCTGAAAAGGAACGCCCCGAAAGCACGCTTTACGTTGTGTACGAAGCCAGCCGTGAAATTAGAAATTCCATTGTCTTTGGCACCATGATTGTCGTTCTTGTCTTCCTGCCACTATTTGCTTTGACGGGTATGGAAGGTCGGCTGTTCGCTCCGATGGGAGTCGCCTACATTGTCTCAATTCTTTCGTCGCTGCTGGTTTCGCTGACAGTAACTCCCGTGCTTTCTTACTGGTTGCTTGGAGGTCAGAAAAGTGAGTCGGAACACATCGATGGATTTGTTGTTCGGATTCTGAAGCGGGTGGCGGATCACGTGATTCGGTTTAGTCTCGCCTGGCCACGCCTGAATCTGGTTGCAACCACCATTGCAGTGACTGTCGCTGCGATGTTTGTTGTGCGCCTGGACCGCGACTTTCTGCCCCCGTTCAATGAAGGTGTGATTCAGCTGAACGTGGTGCTGCCGCCGGGCACGTCGCTGCGAACCTCCAATGAAATCAATGAGGTCGTGGAAACGCGTTTGCAGAAAATTGAAGACATTGTTCGCTGTAGTCGGCGCACCGGACGTGCTGAACTGGATGAGCACGCGGAAGGCGTCAACATGACAGAATTCATCATCGAACTGAATCCTTCATCCCCCCGCAGTCGCGAAGAGCAGCTTGAAGAAATCCGCGAGGCGATGGCTGACATTCGCGGGATTGTGACCGCCGTGGAACAACCGCTGGCCCACTTGATCTCCCACATGTTGAGTGGTGTGAAAGCTCAGATTGGAATCAAAATCTACGGTGATGATCTGGACGTGCTTCGTCGCCTGGCCAATACCGCACAGCAGAAGATCAGCACCGTCGCCGGAGTCAAAGATCTAATGATTGAACCACTGGTTGTGATTCCCCAGCTACGCATCAAACCGGATCGCGACAAATTGCTGCAGTACGGCTTGAACATGGCGGACGTCAATCAATTTATTCAGACCGCCATGAACGGCGAAGTTGTTTCAGAGGTTCTTGCCGACCAGCGTACATTCGACCTGCTGGTTCGCCTTGATGATCGCTTTCGGGAAGATAAGACCGTGCTGGAACGGCTAACGATCGAACTGCCTGACGGCGGTCATGTTCCTCTGTCTGCGGTTGCTTCCATCATTCCGTCAGGCGGGCCAAATGCAATCAATCGGGAAAATGTCCGGCGAAGAATGGTGATTCAGTGCAATGTCAGCGAACGAGGCGTGGTGGACGTTGTGGGAGACATTCAGGCCGCCCTTGCGGAACTTAACGAGGATATGCCGGAGGGTTATTTCATCGAATATGGCGGACAATTCGAGAGTCAGCAGGCAGCCAGTCGCGTGATTGGTGCCTTGTTTCTCGTATCGATGTTTGCCGTTTTTCTCGTTCTCTTCAGCATGTTTCGTTCCGTCAATCTGTCACTTCAGGTGATGGCCGCGCTTCCGATGGCTTTCATCGGCAGTGTTGCTGCTCTTGTGTGGACAGGTCAGACGCTCACGATTGCTGCCATGGTAGGATTCATTTCGCTGGCCGGAATCGCTTCACGAAACGGAATCCTGCTGCTGAACCACTACCTGCACCTGGTTCAGCACGAGGGCGAACAACTAAATTCATCCATGATTATCCGAGCCGGAAAGGAGCGACTTGTTCCCGTCCTGATGACGGCGCTGACGTCCGGAATTGGATTGGTTCCACTCGTGATGTCGCCTGGTCAGCCCGGACGAGAAATTCTTTACCCTGTAGCCACGGTCATTCTGGGTGGATTAATTAGTTCCACGATGCTGGATTTCTTCGTGCATCCGGCACTCTTCTGGCTGTTCGGACTTAAGTCGGCCAGAAGCGTGATTGATTCAAGCGAACAGGAATTCTGA
- a CDS encoding sulfatase-like hydrolase/transferase: METNQMAGYDCVRTLPPGRRIQALIRRLILSVFCLTTGAIASERPNFLFILTDDQSPYTLSTYGNNVCQTPNINRISTEGMTIVDAHHMGSYTGAVCLPSRTMIMTGRTVWRIPHRRSGRNAKQDDPQASPDFIEEAAGNSMAALFNNAGYDTFRTCKKGNTFGPANQKFKVLHEADKREGDDENGSKWHGDRAVDFLKQRIADRDDDPFLMFLGFSHPHDPRNGKPELLKKYGAENLRQPPSRLNPAAPPLPVEYLPAHPFHHGHPGLRDETTVQGVLTDRSEATIRNELGREYACIENIDVQVGRVLDLLQQTGELDNTYVFFTSDHGIAVGRHGLTGKQNLYEHTWRVPFLVRGPGVKAGSRASGFIYLLDVLPTMCDLAGIHRPEKMEGLSFRNVLDGSQNRIRDTLYGVYCGGTKPGMRSVKTADGWKLIKYDVMDGQVRETQLFNLNENPFELLGDHHASTVISITGNTPLPHQKNLADDPRFAAKRLQLEAALLAEQVRLDDPYRLWDQPQLPQ; this comes from the coding sequence ATGGAGACGAATCAAATGGCCGGATATGACTGTGTACGAACCTTGCCTCCCGGAAGACGGATTCAGGCACTGATTCGACGACTGATTCTGTCTGTGTTTTGCCTGACGACCGGGGCCATTGCATCCGAGCGACCCAATTTCCTGTTCATTCTGACAGACGATCAGTCCCCGTACACTCTGAGCACCTACGGGAACAATGTTTGCCAGACGCCAAACATCAACCGGATCTCAACGGAAGGCATGACGATTGTAGACGCCCATCACATGGGGTCGTACACAGGAGCTGTTTGTTTGCCGTCCCGGACGATGATCATGACAGGCCGAACCGTGTGGCGAATTCCACACCGCAGAAGTGGGCGCAATGCGAAGCAAGATGATCCGCAGGCGTCACCAGACTTCATTGAAGAAGCTGCCGGAAACAGCATGGCGGCTCTCTTCAACAATGCAGGCTACGATACGTTCAGAACCTGTAAAAAAGGAAATACATTTGGACCAGCCAACCAAAAATTCAAAGTTCTTCACGAGGCCGACAAACGGGAAGGTGACGATGAGAATGGAAGTAAGTGGCATGGAGACCGTGCGGTTGATTTTCTGAAGCAGCGAATTGCTGACCGCGACGACGATCCTTTCCTGATGTTCCTTGGATTCTCTCACCCGCACGACCCTCGCAATGGCAAACCAGAGCTACTGAAGAAGTATGGAGCAGAGAATCTCAGACAGCCGCCATCTCGACTGAACCCCGCGGCGCCGCCGCTACCTGTTGAATATCTTCCGGCTCACCCTTTTCACCATGGCCACCCCGGCCTGCGCGATGAAACGACGGTGCAGGGGGTTCTGACAGATCGCTCGGAAGCGACCATTCGTAATGAACTTGGACGCGAGTATGCCTGCATTGAAAATATCGATGTGCAGGTTGGACGCGTTCTGGATCTCCTGCAGCAAACGGGGGAATTGGATAATACGTACGTATTCTTCACATCTGATCACGGCATTGCAGTTGGGCGGCATGGACTTACCGGAAAACAGAATCTCTACGAGCATACCTGGCGGGTTCCATTCCTTGTACGTGGACCCGGCGTGAAGGCAGGAAGTCGCGCCTCCGGGTTTATTTATTTGCTGGATGTGTTGCCGACGATGTGTGATCTGGCCGGAATTCATCGCCCGGAAAAGATGGAAGGTCTGAGCTTTCGAAATGTGCTTGATGGCAGCCAGAATCGGATCCGCGACACACTCTACGGGGTGTATTGTGGGGGCACAAAACCGGGGATGAGGAGCGTCAAGACAGCCGATGGATGGAAACTGATCAAATATGATGTCATGGATGGACAGGTTCGTGAAACCCAGTTGTTCAATCTGAACGAGAACCCTTTCGAACTGCTGGGCGATCATCATGCATCGACGGTGATTTCGATCACGGGAAATACTCCGCTGCCCCATCAAAAAAATCTCGCGGATGACCCGCGATTTGCGGCAAAGCGTCTTCAGCTTGAGGCGGCTCTTCTGGCGGAACAGGTTCGGCTGGACGATCCATACAGACTTTGGGATCAGCCACAGTTACCTCAATAG
- a CDS encoding DUF1559 domain-containing protein gives MKSLNRRGFTLIELLVVIAIIAILIALLLPAVQQAREAARRTQCKNNLKQLGLALHNYHDVYNHFPINYSTTFTLDNTTMSWLVGILPYIEQANLFNQVDPNFGINNDPRSPTPNTVTPVNPSNGWVAKQPIPAFRCPSDTSDALLGGRANYGGTWAVNSYKGVAGANWAWGSWTSPAAFNNTRWGTSNNGLDRGNGILFRGNGFPYSNNMSKITDGTSNTLAIGEVVARYCTHTWWWWFNGSTATCSIPLNAPGVCAGAANVTKDQGLVNCAGDWPNNYSFKSQHVGGGQFALCDGSVKFISENIDLNLYRSIATIAGGETVGEF, from the coding sequence ATGAAGAGTCTCAACCGGCGCGGCTTCACTCTCATTGAGTTGTTAGTCGTCATCGCCATTATTGCAATCCTGATTGCCCTCTTACTCCCGGCAGTGCAACAAGCTCGCGAAGCAGCGAGACGCACACAATGTAAGAACAATTTGAAGCAACTGGGACTGGCGCTTCACAACTACCACGACGTCTACAATCATTTCCCAATCAACTACAGCACCACGTTCACACTCGACAACACAACCATGAGCTGGCTGGTTGGAATTCTACCCTACATTGAACAGGCGAACCTGTTTAATCAGGTGGACCCTAACTTCGGAATTAACAACGATCCTCGGTCACCGACCCCGAACACCGTCACTCCCGTCAACCCAAGCAATGGATGGGTTGCAAAACAACCGATTCCGGCATTTCGCTGTCCGTCCGACACCAGTGATGCACTATTGGGTGGTCGAGCGAATTATGGTGGCACCTGGGCGGTCAACAGTTACAAGGGTGTTGCAGGAGCCAACTGGGCGTGGGGCAGCTGGACGTCGCCAGCAGCATTCAACAACACGCGGTGGGGGACCTCAAACAACGGACTGGATCGAGGAAACGGTATCTTGTTCCGGGGCAATGGATTTCCCTACTCAAATAACATGAGCAAGATCACTGACGGGACCAGCAATACACTTGCGATCGGTGAAGTGGTTGCTCGCTACTGTACGCATACCTGGTGGTGGTGGTTCAACGGAAGTACGGCAACGTGTTCAATTCCACTGAATGCCCCCGGGGTCTGTGCCGGCGCCGCCAATGTCACCAAGGATCAGGGTTTGGTAAACTGTGCAGGCGACTGGCCGAACAACTATTCATTCAAGAGTCAGCATGTTGGTGGCGGGCAATTTGCTTTGTGCGATGGATCCGTGAAATTCATCAGTGAAAACATCGACCTCAACCTGTACCGAAGTATCGCGACCATTGCAGGCGGCGAGACAGTCGGCGAATTCTAG
- the tsaB gene encoding tRNA (adenosine(37)-N6)-threonylcarbamoyltransferase complex dimerization subunit type 1 TsaB, whose translation MHQPPNGTNGEAGYLLAVETSGMIGSIALRSDDGEIIELLLDSEGRRHAQTLVADVQRLLCEQGVTPGEIHTVAVSIGPGSFTGLRVGLTFAKTFAWINKASLVTVDTLQAIAQQVPADIPVVAAISDAQRGELFWNEYGFDPESQLRCSNHPVTIIGPGQLSTSIPLSGPALTKQVSLNDRFQVVDARFWQPRAYTVAQIGAAQRLKDVVENVNALEPLYIRRSYAEEKRQP comes from the coding sequence GTGCATCAGCCACCGAATGGTACCAATGGTGAGGCTGGCTATCTGCTGGCTGTGGAAACGTCCGGAATGATTGGTTCCATCGCGTTGCGAAGCGATGATGGTGAGATCATTGAACTCCTTCTGGATTCAGAAGGACGCCGACACGCCCAAACTCTTGTGGCGGATGTTCAAAGGCTGCTGTGCGAGCAGGGTGTTACTCCGGGGGAAATTCACACCGTCGCAGTGAGCATCGGGCCGGGCAGCTTTACCGGGCTTCGCGTGGGGCTGACATTCGCAAAGACGTTTGCCTGGATCAACAAAGCGTCACTGGTGACCGTCGACACATTGCAGGCAATTGCACAGCAGGTCCCGGCTGATATCCCGGTCGTTGCCGCCATTAGCGATGCTCAGCGTGGCGAATTGTTCTGGAACGAATACGGCTTTGATCCCGAAAGTCAGCTGCGCTGTTCAAACCACCCCGTCACCATCATTGGCCCGGGGCAGCTATCTACGAGTATTCCACTTTCCGGGCCCGCACTGACGAAACAGGTTTCTCTCAACGATCGATTTCAAGTTGTCGACGCCAGGTTCTGGCAGCCGCGAGCATACACGGTCGCACAGATCGGAGCCGCTCAGCGACTGAAGGACGTTGTCGAAAACGTGAACGCTCTGGAACCGCTGTACATCCGCCGCAGTTACGCGGAAGAAAAGCGGCAGCCGTAG